From a single Hydrogenispora ethanolica genomic region:
- a CDS encoding Lrp/AsnC family transcriptional regulator, producing MLDKTDREIIGCLKEDAKLQLREIGERVHLTGQAVANRIQRLERQGIIKGYTAVLDENKLGMGITAYITVFMKTADHRSLQQFLQASPGVSEAHRISGDGCYLLKAAFATEQELNQLLDQLLQFGNYRLSISIGKIR from the coding sequence ATGCTTGATAAAACCGATCGGGAGATCATCGGGTGTCTGAAGGAAGATGCCAAGCTGCAGCTGCGGGAGATCGGCGAGCGGGTCCACCTGACCGGTCAGGCGGTGGCCAACCGGATCCAGCGGCTGGAGCGTCAGGGAATCATCAAGGGGTATACGGCGGTGCTGGACGAGAACAAGCTGGGGATGGGCATCACGGCATATATCACCGTCTTCATGAAGACCGCCGATCACCGCTCCTTGCAGCAATTCCTGCAAGCCAGCCCCGGCGTCAGCGAGGCCCACCGGATCAGCGGCGACGGCTGTTACCTGCTGAAAGCGGCGTTCGCTACGGAACAGGAGCTGAACCAGCTCCTCGATCAGCTCCTGCAATTCGGCAATTACCGGCTCAGTATCAGCATCGGGAAGATCAGATAA
- a CDS encoding helix-turn-helix transcriptional regulator translates to MEATQQKNLVDQQFPFNMFIDDESEFPPHWHKELEIVYVLEGMVDMGLNSRIYTLRSRDIFLAGKGEVHYFLPHSGAIRKIIIHFDLAMLESISPEFQEYRWQVPLIRGPASGVFDFGEAAALHRDLEEQILALDREYTAREAGYKIAMMARLCDLYTGLIRRVPLERHSRLESDKHWKQLERLELVFRFVAAHYAEPVQLAEAAAAAGFSVFHFTRFFKDATGMTFLQYLHHYRIARAARSLGTTTEPVIDIALQSGFDSIQSFNRVFKQLKGCSPSQYRKRFLETE, encoded by the coding sequence TTGGAAGCGACGCAACAAAAGAACTTGGTGGATCAGCAATTTCCGTTCAACATGTTCATCGACGACGAAAGCGAATTTCCGCCGCACTGGCACAAAGAGCTGGAGATCGTCTATGTCCTGGAAGGCATGGTGGATATGGGCCTGAATAGCCGCATCTACACGCTGCGCTCCCGCGACATCTTCCTGGCGGGCAAGGGCGAAGTCCATTACTTTCTGCCGCACTCCGGCGCCATCCGCAAGATCATTATCCATTTCGACCTGGCGATGTTGGAGAGCATTTCGCCAGAGTTTCAGGAATACCGCTGGCAGGTGCCGCTCATCCGGGGGCCGGCGTCCGGCGTCTTCGATTTTGGCGAAGCGGCGGCGCTCCATCGCGATTTGGAGGAGCAGATCCTGGCGTTGGACCGGGAATATACCGCGCGGGAGGCCGGCTACAAAATTGCGATGATGGCCCGGCTGTGTGATCTGTACACCGGTTTAATCCGGCGGGTTCCCCTGGAGCGTCACTCCCGGCTGGAAAGCGATAAACATTGGAAACAGCTGGAACGTTTGGAGCTGGTATTCCGGTTTGTCGCCGCCCATTACGCCGAACCCGTCCAACTGGCGGAAGCGGCCGCCGCCGCCGGCTTCAGCGTCTTTCATTTCACGCGGTTTTTTAAAGATGCGACCGGCATGACGTTTCTGCAGTACCTTCATCATTACCGGATCGCCAGGGCCGCCCGTTCCTTGGGAACGACCACCGAGCCGGTGATCGATATCGCGCTGCAATCGGGATTCGACAGCATCCAAAGCTTCAACCGGGTCTTTAAACAGCTCAAAGGATGTTCTCCCAGCCAATACCGGAAACGGTTTTTGGAAACGGAATAA
- a CDS encoding four-carbon acid sugar kinase family protein → MAVWIIADDFTGANDSIVRFAAAGARSLTLFDPLFPKERLDSCQAVAFSVNSRGVPREEAYRLTRAALQQLGPAAGDLLYKKIDSALRGNIGPELDAMLDGLGRGWTALVAPALPENGRITAGGYQLLNGVPVHETEMAADPVTPVRESHLPTLLAAASRHRVGYLPLAMIDGGPERAAAALNEQIAAGCRIVAADATRAEHLDMLARLCLASAAILPCGTAGLAGALARRLFPGPAPATPFEADLVGPVAALIGSKSRNARLQMERALADLPWLAEIEAERIALAAIGKRPPEAERIAAAAGQALASGKKGVLVRLDADPALDPGAVDASALAAGLGAVARKLAETGRFKAFYLSGGDIAAAAVAALDGWGLAVRAELAPGVCLGSLRGGPFAGLPLVTKAGSFGDAGTLARALRIFQ, encoded by the coding sequence ATGGCCGTCTGGATCATCGCCGATGATTTTACCGGGGCCAATGACAGCATCGTTCGTTTCGCCGCGGCCGGGGCCCGGTCGCTCACGCTCTTCGACCCGCTGTTTCCCAAGGAGCGCCTGGACTCCTGCCAGGCGGTGGCCTTCAGCGTCAATTCCCGGGGGGTGCCCCGGGAGGAAGCTTACCGGCTGACTCGCGCCGCCCTGCAACAGTTGGGCCCGGCCGCCGGCGATCTGCTTTATAAGAAGATTGATTCGGCGCTGCGGGGCAATATCGGTCCGGAGCTGGATGCGATGTTGGACGGATTGGGGAGGGGATGGACGGCGCTGGTGGCTCCGGCGCTGCCGGAGAACGGGCGGATCACCGCCGGCGGCTATCAGCTGTTGAACGGCGTGCCGGTGCATGAGACGGAGATGGCGGCCGACCCGGTGACGCCGGTGCGGGAGTCCCACCTCCCCACCTTGCTGGCTGCCGCCAGCCGCCACCGGGTGGGCTACTTGCCGCTCGCCATGATCGATGGAGGACCGGAGCGAGCGGCCGCGGCCTTGAATGAGCAGATCGCCGCCGGCTGCCGGATCGTGGCGGCCGACGCCACCCGGGCGGAGCATCTCGATATGCTGGCCCGGCTCTGCCTGGCGTCCGCCGCTATTCTGCCCTGCGGGACGGCGGGATTGGCCGGGGCCCTGGCGCGCCGGCTCTTTCCCGGACCGGCACCGGCGACTCCCTTTGAAGCGGATCTGGTAGGACCGGTGGCGGCGCTAATCGGCAGCAAGAGCCGGAACGCCCGGCTGCAGATGGAGCGGGCGCTGGCGGATCTGCCGTGGCTGGCCGAGATCGAGGCGGAACGGATTGCGCTCGCTGCCATCGGGAAGCGGCCGCCGGAGGCGGAGCGGATCGCCGCCGCGGCCGGGCAGGCGCTGGCTTCCGGCAAAAAGGGGGTACTGGTCCGGCTGGATGCCGACCCGGCGCTGGATCCGGGAGCGGTGGACGCCTCGGCGCTGGCCGCCGGCTTGGGAGCGGTCGCCCGGAAGCTGGCGGAGACCGGGCGATTCAAGGCGTTCTACCTGAGCGGCGGGGATATCGCGGCCGCCGCCGTGGCGGCGCTGGACGGCTGGGGCTTGGCGGTCCGAGCCGAGCTTGCTCCCGGAGTCTGCCTCGGCAGTTTGCGGGGCGGCCCGTTCGCGGGACTGCCGCTCGTCACCAAGGCGGGTTCGTTCGGCGACGCCGGGACGCTGGCCCGGGCGCTCCGGATCTTCCAATAG
- a CDS encoding cysteine hydrolase family protein yields the protein MKRALLVIDVQNEYFSEKRLVTYPEGSLANILQAVDAARANHIPVIVIQHTSRDPQAATFRKGSSGWELHPELAARAVNYRIEKHLPGSFTGTGLEAILRDEGADTVTICGYMTQMCCDTASRQAFHLGYRVEFLADATGTLAFANSAGSVTAEELHRAILVTQASRFAKVLKATEWIGSLAAAKPQS from the coding sequence ATGAAACGCGCTTTGTTGGTGATCGATGTCCAGAATGAGTATTTTAGCGAAAAGCGGCTGGTTACCTACCCCGAGGGAAGTTTGGCCAATATTCTGCAAGCGGTCGATGCGGCCCGGGCGAACCACATTCCGGTGATCGTCATACAGCATACTTCCAGGGATCCCCAGGCGGCCACCTTCCGCAAAGGCAGCTCCGGCTGGGAGCTGCATCCGGAGTTGGCGGCCAGAGCGGTGAATTACCGCATTGAGAAGCATCTGCCCGGCAGCTTTACCGGAACCGGCCTCGAAGCCATCCTGCGCGACGAGGGGGCGGACACGGTGACGATCTGCGGCTACATGACCCAGATGTGCTGCGATACCGCGTCCAGGCAGGCTTTTCACCTGGGCTACCGGGTGGAATTCCTGGCTGACGCCACCGGGACCCTGGCTTTCGCCAATTCGGCCGGCAGCGTGACCGCTGAGGAACTGCACCGGGCGATCCTGGTGACTCAGGCGTCGCGCTTCGCCAAGGTATTAAAGGCCACCGAATGGATCGGGAGTTTGGCCGCTGCGAAACCTCAGTCTTAA